In the Blautia coccoides genome, CAAGACGGGATATAGATGTTTTAAGCTTCGCGCGTTCTTTAACTTTATCAAAACGATAGCGAGTAAGTGACTTAAGCTCTTCGTTGTGATACGATGTGTCTGAGTAGGACTTTAAGTTCACGTCAGACATTAGCATAGAAGCAATTGTATGGGCATCAACTTTATCCGTTTTCGTCTGTCTAAGGCTTAGACTTTTTCTGTACAGATTAGTATGTAACGGGTTGATAACAAAGGTGGCCAGACCTTTATCAAGCAGATATCCGAGAAGATTGTAACTATAGTGTCCAGTGGCTTCTAGGCCTACTTTTACTTTAGAAGCATCTTCCATAACGGATTCTATTTTCTGATAAAGCTCGTCGAACCCATCGAGATTGTTTTTGATGGTAAAAGCCTTGAAAAGGACTTCGCCATCAGAGTTTGTGATAAAGCAATCATGCTTATCTTTTGCGACATCAATTCCTACGTAAATCATATAGGACCTCCTGATATAAAGTATTGATACTGTCTTAAGATCCACAGGGCTCCTTGCAATCGTAACCTACTTCTTGATAAACCGTCATGCGGTAACTAACTGATTAACAAATAAACAAAGAGACTGTGGTTGGAGCCTTTTTTAAACCATCAAGTGGTAGGAGGTGATAACCAATCCACAGTATCTTAAAATAGCATAGTCAAACCTGTAGAAAAGGTAAAGAAAGACTATGACTTTATATAATAGTAGGATACGATACAAATTCCCACTATGATCATAATGGGCGCACCCAGTATGACATACATGGCCTTTACCGCATTGACGCCATCAGTTGCAACCGTTGTATAAGCGGTAGCTGTGATCAACAGACCCATGATGATCTTAAATTTTTTCGGTGCCTCATCATCCACGGTCAGATTATGCACAGACATTGTGGCGAGAACAGATGCAATGGGGTCTGCCATAGTTGTAAAGGAGCCAATAATGGCAATGATAAATACGATCTGCACAATATTTCCAATAGGCAGCGACTTGATTATCTGGAAGACAGTCGCCTGCATTCCATAGTCCTGAACCATTGCCCACACATCCATAGTACCGCTGGTCTGCAGACTGATGGTCTGTCCGCCGAAAACGCCGATCCATGTGACGCAGAAAATCGCCGGAATAATAACATTGACAACCAGGAACTCTCTGAGCGTACGCCCTTTTGCCATCCTGCAGAAAAACATTCCGAATACCGGACAATACAGGATGAAGGAAGCCCAGTATTGAACGATCCAGTTAGCATACCATGTATCATCTGAAAGTGTATTGTTGACTAATGTTTTGGAGCCCCAGTTATCCAAAATTTTTCCAAAGGATTCTGTTGAGAGCTTGCCTATAAATGCGGTATCACCACAGATAAAAACATAGATCAGAAGGCCGCAGAAAATAAAAAAGGTTATGGTAGATACATATTTCAAACCTTTATGAATCCCCGATACACTCATGATGACAAACATCACACCGATGAAAACCGCCACTAACAAGTAGATCAGATTCGACTGACTGATTCCGAATGCAGATTCCAATCCCGCTCCGATCTGCATCAAACCAACACCCATGGAGTTGGCACATCCTCCAACCATGGCAAATATCATAACTCCGTGAATGAGGGTTTCCAGCCATTGGCGCCGGCCGAATACAGGGTCTAATACGGAGTTGAACTGAAGCTTTTTATGTCGGTTGTAGACAGCAACCGTAAATGCAACAGAACAGGCTCCATAAAGAGCAAATTCAACAAAAGACCACTGCCACATAACCTGTGAGATCGAGAAAATCGCAGCATCACGAGATCCCGGCTGGCAGCCGGCATATGCAGGCGGCTCAAAAAAGTTATATAACGGTTCCCCCATGGCCCAGAACAGCAGCCCTGTACCAATACTTCCGCAGATCGTCATGGCGATCCAGTGGAATTTTGTAAACTCCGGCTTAGCGTCCTTTCCGCCGATCTTGATATCGCCAAATTTGCTTATCATAATATACATTACAAATAAAAAACATACCAGCGCGAACAGATTGATAACCCACCCTATTTTATCTGCCATACTGTACAACATGGTATTAAGAACAGAAGCCAGCTGTTCTTTGAAAAAGATTCCGATAAGCAGTAATAATATCAGTCCTATAAATGCCGGCCAAAACGCCAGCTTGTTAATCGAACCCTTTTCATGTTTTTTTGTTTCTGCATTCTTCATTTTTTACCTCCACACTTTTTGTCAAACACCTTCCAGTTAAGACCAACCTTCAAATCGTTTTTATGTACCGTTATGCTGCATCAGCGCTGATATAAAATCGTGATTCCGTTTACACTGCCTGTGCAAAAAAACATAAACATTCCATGCCCCATAAAAGAAGAGTTTCCGGACACTCCTCTCCAAAGAAAAATTTTGTTTCACTTTTGGTATTGATTTGAAATATTTTTCTGTTTTTTGAAATAGTATTATGCTTTTTTGATTAAACCCATTATAAAATGAAACTAACAACAAATTCAAATAGTTAAAAGAATTCACCAGCCATAGCTTGAAACTATAGGTGTTCTATGGTAGAATGATACAATCTTATTTCAAGTTCATTCAATTCACTGTCATTTTGTTTCATTAGAATATGTATTTTCAGTGATTTTATCAGCGATATGCTAAAGGAAGGATTCTATGACATTACAACAATTAAGATATGTGGCCTCCATAGCCGAATATGGTTCACTCAGCAAAGCTGCCCGGGAATTATATATTGCCCAGCCCAGCCTGTCCAAATCCATTGCCGAACTGGAGAAAGAAATCCAAAAATCATTATTTGTCCGTACTCCCCGGGGAGTTCTGTTCACAGATGAGGGTACGGAGTTTCTGGCTTATGCCAGACAGGTACTTCAGCAAATGGATACGTTGGAAAAACGGTATGAGATCGGAAGTGTGAGCAAGCACTATTTTACCGTCAGTTCCCAACATTATCCCTTTGCCTCTGAAGCATTTTCAAAGGTTGTAGATTCCGTAAAAGATGAATTATATGAATTTATGTACATTGAAACCCAGACCCAGGATATCATTGACAATGTCAAGTCTTTGAAAAGTGAAGTGGGGCTTTTATATCTGAGTCCGTTAAACAGCACAGTCATAAAGCGTGTCATAAAAGAATCCCATCTGATCTTTGAACCTATCTTTGAGACTCTGCCCTATGCCTGTATGCGGAGAGATCACCCACTTGGTCAAAAAGCCGGCCTCACCTTATCTGATTTAGCGCCGTATCCTTTTCTCTCCTACAATCAAAGCCACAGTAACACGTATTCCATGTCGGAAATCATACTGGAGCCTTTTCATATTAACAAACATCTGATCGTCTCCGACCGGTCCAGCGCCACAAGCCTGATGCTCCACAGCGACGCCTACTGTATTACGGCGGGATCTTATCCCGGTACCCTGCATGATGAAAGCTGGGTCTATATCCCCATATACGGACAGGGAAAACTCACTGTGGGACAAATTCGCAATGAACATATGATGATCAGTAAACTGGCTCTTCGTTTTTTAGAGGCGCTGCAGGAAATTGTGGGCGACATTTGAATCGCCTATGACCACCATAGGTATAATGCTTCCCGCCAGCGCCTTCACTTCCTCATATTCCCCATGGAACAGAGTCTTCACTGCCTGCCCGAAACCCGCACCTCTCCTTGCCACGCGGTCACTATATCCCTGGATTTTCTGATCTGCATCCTGTTTCGTTTAACACCATTAAGTTTTGAAGGTAAATCTGGAATTTTTACACTGGTAGAATCTGCCGCTCTCCTGTATGATAGAAAAAATCATGCATTCGGATAAAAGAAGGAAAGGAAGTCCGGATATGTCATAAAAGGAGGAATACATCAAATGAATACAGAAAGCAGTCTTTTCCGAGAAATATCCCTGGAAGATATTAAAAATATCACTTACAGACACCTGGGTACCAGGGAAATCAGCCAGGCCAGGCTTATGGAAGGCGGACTTTTCAACACCACCTACCACCTTATATGCGGCAGTGACAACAGACAGGTCATTCTCCGCCTCGGTCCGGTAAACCGGCATCTGCTCCTCGGTTTTGAGGAACATCTGATGGAGGCTGAGACATATGTTTACGAACTTTTTTCAAGCCACAAGATCCCCTGTCCCCGTGTCCTGGCATCCGACACCACACGGAGCCTTCTGGACAGGGATTTCATGCTTACCGAATACCTGGACAGCACAGTTATGCTGAAAGCAGGCCTTTCCCCGGAGGAAAAGATGGATCTCCACAGGGAAACCGGCCGAACTGCCGCCCTTATGCACAGTATCACATCCCGGCAGTTCGGATGTATCTATGACTGTATGCACGGCAGAGGTTTTGATTCCTGGTATGCTTTTCTGCATCACTATGTCTCAGATATTCTGGAACGTTCTGTCCGGCATCGGGCGTTTACCAGGCAGGAAGCAGAGGCCATCCTTTCTCTGTTTATCCGGAGAAAATCCCTCTTTGATCAAGTCCATACCCCCTGCCTCATCCATACAGATCTCTGGGAAGGCAACCTGCTGCTGAAAAAGAACCGGAATTCCTGGTGTCTGGCCGCGGTCATTGATGCTGACCGGGCCATATGGGGAGACCCTGACTTTGAAATGGCTTCCGGCTGGATCATTACAGACAGTTTCCTGGATGGATATAAAATGGACAAAACCGCATTTCTCAGCCCCGAACGAGAAGAACGCAGAGAATACTATGGACTCGTTTATGACCTGATAGACACTTATGTGGGAAAAGCCGAATATAATCAGCCGGAACAATATAAAAACGGATATAACCGAGTCATGGCTAAAATCCAGTGATACAGCGAACAAACATTTATGGAGAAAAGGCTCCCCGCTTTGTATAAGCCAGGGCGCCTTTCTTTTTAAAGGGATAACCCCTGCATATGGATCTCCACCGCAAACCCATCTCCCCGCTCTTTCTTCACAAACTCCACTCTGCCCCCATGGGCCTCTGCAATCTGTTTGACAATACGCAGCCCCATCACATGTACATGGGAATTTTCCTGTGTATTGGTATGTTTCAGCACCTTGAGTACCGCAGCCGGAATCCCGGGGCCGCTGTCTGAAAATAAAATTCTGACATTTCCTTCTTCTTCAGTCATCTTCAAGTAAACCGTACATCCCTCCGGATTATGCCGGATACTGTTTCCCACCAGATTACGGAACGCCCGCAGCAACAGCCCTCTGTCTCCGGTCAGACGTATACGCTCCTCCTCCTGACCGATTTGCAGTTCAATCTCATATCTATCATCCAAGCCCTGGTTATAATAATCGGCTGCGCATTCCCTCAAAAGTTCTGCCGGAGAATATTCTATCATAGAAAGGGGCTGAGCCTGGTATTCCAGATTAGACGTCAGATTCAAATCTGATATGAGCTGTCTGATCACAAGGCTCTGCCGCTGTATGACCGCTGCCTTCTCCCGCTGGGCATCTGACAGGTCTTTGTCCTTTTCCAGTTCATCCGCATAGCCTACGATCAATGCAAGGGGTGTTCTGATATCATGGGAAACCCCTGCGATCCAGTCTGTCCTGGCATTATCCCTCTGTTCCAGCTTTCTGTTCTGCTGACAGAGGATTTCTGACGCCTGATTCAGTTTTGCTGCCAGTTCGTCTATCATTCCCTTCTCAGGTATCTCCACTTTCTCTTTTTGGGAAAGTGCTTCTATCCCTCCTGCAACAGGCTTTAAAGATTTATAAAATCGGTATCCAAATCCCATAGCCAGACTTAGAAGCAGCATCAGATTCAGGACACCGAATAACCCCGCATTCCATCCGGCGTTCTTCATCAAAGTGCCGTCTAAAATAGTGCTGATCCTCACAATGCTGTCCTTACCGCACCCAAAGACCAAAAGTCCATCCTTATGCTGCCACACATAGACCGGATAGTCCTCCAGATACCATCGGCTGAATGACGCCACATCTGTTATGGTAAACTGCCTTGGTATATCCCCGGGAAGCTCATATTCCCACACTGCCTTTCCTTCACGGTCAAGAAGCATTGCCCATTGAAAGGATGTTTCTTTTAAAATGTCATATCCTTCCTGCGACAGTACATAATCCTCCCCCTGCCCGGATATCCGGCTGCTTATACTCTCCATATTCTGTCGTATAGACAGCCCTCCCTCCTGCCTCTCCTCATCTGTCATACTTGTATATGCCAGATAGAGAAACGCTGCCAGATTGACAAACACCACAAAAACAGTGATAAATACAGCTGTCAGGATATACCTGCGGCTGATTTTTAAAAGACTTTTCATCCCTGTTTCTCCTCCTTTTTCAGTCTGTATCCAAGGCCCCTTACCGTCTGGATCCAGACAGGATTGGAGGGATTCTCCTCTATCTTTTCCCGCAGATGGCGGATATGCACCATCAGTGTATTTTCATATCCGTAATAGGAATCCTCCCATACGGCCTGACAGATTGCGTCAAAGGTGACTATCTTTCCTCTGTTTTGGTTCAGTTTTTTAAGCAGAAGCAGTTCCTTGGCAGTCAGGGAAATGGTTTCCCCGCCTGTGGCCACCTGAGCATTCTCAAAAGAGACGCGGCGTTTCCCCAGGATCAGTACGTCCTCCTCTTTTGGAAGCTGTACAAATGAAAAGTAGACACGTTTCAGTATGGCATGTATTCTCAATATCAGTTCTTGGGGAAGAAACGGTTTGGTAATATAATCATCTGCCCCCAGTCCCAGCCCAAACAAACGGTCATTGTCCTCGTCCCTGGCGGAAAGAAAAAGAATCGGCACCTGCGATTCTTCCCTGAGTCTGCGGAACAAAGTAAATCCGTCCCCATCGGGAAGCATAATATCCAGGATCACAAGCTGCGGTTCCTCCCTTAAAAACACTTCCAGCCCGCTGCCGCAGTTTCCTGCCGTATATATATTCTCAAACCCGCTCTTTTTCAAAATTCCCCTGATCATAGATACCAGCTCTTCATTGTCATCTATCAATAAAATTTTGCAGTCATATAAATTCATCTGATTCCCTCCTTTATCCCCTCATCCTGTTTTTATGATAAAGCATTCCGAAGCTGATATCCACAAAGTGCGCAAAATTTAAGGTAAAAATAAGGCAGACTTTAGCCCATATTAAGTTCCCTGATGTAACATGGATCAGGAAATCACCAAACAATAAAAGGAGGCAGCATTATGGGAATTGTAATAGAAACATCATCCCTTACAAAGCAATATGGAAAAAAACAGGTCGTAAAAGATTTGGACTTAAAAGTGCCGGGCGGCTGTATCTACGGGTTTCTCGGTCCCAACGGTGCCGGCAAATCAACTACCATGAAAATGATTCTGGGCCTGGCAAAGCCCACTGCAGGCACGGTCACAGTCCTGGGAAAAACTGTAAACAACAGGAACCGCCTATCTATTCTAAAAGATACCGGTTCCCTCATAGAATCTCCTTCTTACTACGGACATCTGAGCGGCCGGGAAAATCTGCAGATCATCTGTACCCTGAAACAGGTCCCTGAAAATGCTATAGATGAGGTTCTGCAAACCGTGCGCATGGAAAAACAACAGTATAAGAAGGTGGGTCAATACTCTCTGGGCATGAAACAGCGCCTTGGTCTGGCTGCTGCTCTGCTTGGACATCCCCGGATCCTTCTTCTGGACGAACCCACAAACGGTCTGGACCCTGCCGGTATTCAGGAGATGCGTGAGTTGATCTGTACACTCCCGTCACGTTACGGCATGACCGTCCTTGTTTCCAGCCATCTCCTCTCAGAGATGGATCAGATGGCAACCCATGTGGGGATCATCAGCAAAGGCTCCCTGGTCTTTCAGGATAAACTGGCGAATCTCCATGAACACAGTAAAGCCCGCATGAAGCTGCGCACCACAGATGACCGGCAGTCCTTCCTATTCTTAAAACATTCGGGGCTTCCGGTAATGATGGAAAAAGAAAATCTGTTTCTGTCATCCGATAGGGATGAAGACATTCTCCGTGCCGGAAGTATCCTGGTAGAAAACAAGCTGGGGATTCTTCGTCTGGAAGAACAGCAGAAAAGCCTGGAGGATATTTTCCTCAATCTTACGGGAAGGAGCATAAGCCTATGAAAAAGATCAGAAATGGCATCAGTAGTTCTCTTGCTGCCGAACAACAAAAACAGCGCCGCCGTAGAATCTGGCTGGTCCCCCTGGGTTTTCTGGTCATCCTGTTTTTATGGGTATCTGTGAATCGGCGTTCCTTTACCGCAGAGGACCTGGCTATGGGATATTCCTATATTCTGTATCAGCTTCCGCTGCTGAATGTGGTACTGTTACCAGTTATGACAGCCGTTATTGCCAGCCGTCTGTGTGATATGGAAATCAAGGGAAACACGCTGAAGCTGCTTTATACTCTTCAGAAACGGAGCAGCTTTTACGATTGGAAATTCATCCACGAACTAAAATATCTGCTGGCATTTACCATCGGTGAGGGAATCATGATCCCCTTAATGGGCGCTTTCTGCCATTTTACCCAGAAACTGCCTCTGCCGCTGGTATTTCTGCATGTAGGAACCACCACACTGGTTAGTCTCGTACTTCTGACGCTTCAGCATTTTCTGTCCCTGATGTCCTCCAACCAGATTTTACCGTTGCTGGTCGGTCTTATAGGGTCGTTTCTGGGGCTGTTCTCCATGTTTTTCCCGCCGGCAGCGGCGCGTTTTGTACTCTGGGGATATTTTTCAGCGTTTACCCCGTTCGGCATGGATTATGACAGCCGGACTCGCGTAATGTCATTTTATAAAATTCCTTTCCCTGTGGAAACCTTTGTGCTGTTTATACTGTTCGGCCTGTTTTTTTTCGTGATCTGCCGGACTGTCTTCCTAAAAAAGGAGGTGTAAGATATGATTCGTCTGTGTATCAAAGCTGAAAATAAAAAGCTGCGCCATTCTGTTATCTGGGCAGCCTGTATTCTGATTCCCATTATTCCGGCTATAATGGGAACCTTCAATTATGAGCAGAACCTGGGTATCCTCACAGGAAAATGGTATTCCCTATGGTCCCAACTGTCTCTGTTTTATTCGTGCTTCTTCTATGCGCCTCTGATCGCCCTGTACTGTTCCTATCTCTGGCGTCTGGAGCATCTGAATCACAACTGGAATGTACTTATGACTGCGCCGGTTTCCATTCCCGGTATCTTTTTTTCCAAACTGGCAGTCATCCTTAAAGTGACTGTCATCACCCAGGTATGGCTTGCTGCGCTCTTTCTCATCTGCGGAAAGCTTATCGGGCTTCCCGGATGGGTTCCTTCCCAAATCCTCATCTGGATCCTGCGGGGAACCCTGGCAGCTATGGCTATCGGCACTCTGCAGCTATTGTTATCCATGTGTATCCGAAGCTTTTCCGTACCTATCGGAATTGCTCTGGGAGGCGGTGTGGCCGGTCTTATCATCAGCAACAAAGGCCTTGGACTGTACTGGCCTTACGCCCTGATGCTCATGGGTATGAACTCCAATAAAAATGAGGATACCCTGGCAGGACAGTCTCTGTTCTTTTTTCTGAGTGTCCTTCTCTTTTTTCTGGCGTTCTCCGGCATCAGCATTTTCTTATTGAAAAAGAGAGATGTAAAAGCATAATTGCTAAATCTTTGGTAACTGTTCAGTACCCTCACAGTTACGAGCAAAAATCCATGCAGAATCGCCTGTGGCGATGGGATTTTTGCCTGGCCGCCGGACGTTTTCTTACGGTCAGCGCAGTAAATGCGCAGACCTACTGAATAGTTACAATCTTTGATCTCTTGATCTGTCCCCAGAGCACCCAGGCACCCAGCAGGACAACCACAGTGATGGCACCGGTGAGCATACCAGCATCCACCTGGCGCAGCACCAAAACTGCCAGAATGGGAATCATGCCACCCACAAGGCCGCCCAGCATTCCTGCCATAGCAGGCAGGCTCTGCTTCACCAGGGCAGTCTCGGATGTCCAGTTATAATCCGGCATCTTCAGATTGATGAACATTCCCCACAGGGAATTAAAGAGCGCGCAGACCACAGGCGTGACAAACATCAGAACCCTCATGGAAGGCGCCAGGGGGAACCGGATATTGATGACCAAAGCAGCCAGCAGGGCAACGGGAATCTGCAGGGTGAGATTCATTAAAATCTTGCTTTTGTATATAGTAAGATCATCAATGGGCATGGATTTTAGTATCCACAGATTCTTCCCCTCCAGTGACAGCGAAATGCAGGTAGTACAGCTCATGGATATCAGGGCACCGACTGCAAAAGGCATGATCCTGCCAACCATTTCCGCTATATTGGGGATTCCTGTCAACTGATCAAGCTTGTCGCTGCCCACGAAAAGAAATGCAGCGGCAACAACAAGAGTCATCAAACACCCCATGCCCATATTTAAACAGTAAATCGTGGAGGAAAAGAAGCGTTTCAGTTCCTTCCTGTAGAGGGCGTGTATCTGGGAAGAGGCTTTCAGTTCCGTCAGCTTATAGTTGGAACGGGAATGAAATGTCACAAGTGAGGTGTTCAGTTTTTTATAAACCGGCGAAATCAGCCTTATAAAAAGATAAAACCACACAAGGGACCCTGCCAAAAAAGCTGCCACAGCTGCTGCGCTCCCTTTGGTTATGCCATAGAAAAACAGGACAGCCGGGGGGTATATTCTATGGACCTGTGTCAGGATCATTTCGCTTATGGAATGTATTTCAGGCATATCAAAGCTTTCCGCGACCTGCCCCATTCCCACAGACAACACCAGGACCGCCAGAGTTGCAGCCACGGAAACTACGGTGACAACTGCATTTGCATATTTAAATCTCGAAGAAAAAAGTATAATGAGTGTTCCGAGCAGGGCCGCAAGAGTGGTGGGGATCAGCGGCGCTGCCAGGATTCCCAGTATCCACGCCGGATAAAATCCAAAACCAGGGCCTGCCCAAATCACATATCCGATTCCCATAGGGATCAGGATAACAGCCGTCAGAAGCAGATTCAGCACATACATAGTGAGAAATCTGCTGGCGATCACAGAGCTGGTTTTGACCGGAAGGGACATGACCATATCATACTCCTTATAGGCAAACAGGACCCCGTTTGTCTTGAGCGCTGTGAAAAATAAGGTGATAAGCCCTGTAATGGCAAGGCCATAGCTTGGGACTACCTCAGCCATCCCCATACTTCCCAGTCCGTAGGCAAGCATAAACGCATAAAAAACAAACATCAGTATGACAAGACCGATGGCAAAAGAAGTCATCTTTCTCCCCCTGGATCTTAGACTCCTGCCAAACTCATTTTTCATCTGTGTCCGGAACAGAAGCCAGCATTTACTCTTTGTCATGGTCGATCACCTCCAGGAACAGGCTTTCCAAAGATTCATCCTGAGTCAGCTCTGCGGTGCTGCCTGCCACCATCAGGGTTCCGTTTTTGATGATAGCTATCTTATTACAAAGTTTCTCCGCCACATCCAGGACATGAGTAGAGAAAAAAATAGCACTGCCGTTCTCACACATCTCATGCATAACTTCCTTTAGCGTATGGGTTGCCTTGGGATCAAGGCCTACAAAAGGCTCATCCAGTACCATGAGTTTCGGCCTGTGGATCAGTGCAG is a window encoding:
- a CDS encoding sensor histidine kinase, which gives rise to MKSLLKISRRYILTAVFITVFVVFVNLAAFLYLAYTSMTDEERQEGGLSIRQNMESISSRISGQGEDYVLSQEGYDILKETSFQWAMLLDREGKAVWEYELPGDIPRQFTITDVASFSRWYLEDYPVYVWQHKDGLLVFGCGKDSIVRISTILDGTLMKNAGWNAGLFGVLNLMLLLSLAMGFGYRFYKSLKPVAGGIEALSQKEKVEIPEKGMIDELAAKLNQASEILCQQNRKLEQRDNARTDWIAGVSHDIRTPLALIVGYADELEKDKDLSDAQREKAAVIQRQSLVIRQLISDLNLTSNLEYQAQPLSMIEYSPAELLRECAADYYNQGLDDRYEIELQIGQEEERIRLTGDRGLLLRAFRNLVGNSIRHNPEGCTVYLKMTEEEGNVRILFSDSGPGIPAAVLKVLKHTNTQENSHVHVMGLRIVKQIAEAHGGRVEFVKKERGDGFAVEIHMQGLSL
- a CDS encoding response regulator transcription factor, coding for MNLYDCKILLIDDNEELVSMIRGILKKSGFENIYTAGNCGSGLEVFLREEPQLVILDIMLPDGDGFTLFRRLREESQVPILFLSARDEDNDRLFGLGLGADDYITKPFLPQELILRIHAILKRVYFSFVQLPKEEDVLILGKRRVSFENAQVATGGETISLTAKELLLLKKLNQNRGKIVTFDAICQAVWEDSYYGYENTLMVHIRHLREKIEENPSNPVWIQTVRGLGYRLKKEEKQG
- a CDS encoding LysR family transcriptional regulator; the protein is MTLQQLRYVASIAEYGSLSKAARELYIAQPSLSKSIAELEKEIQKSLFVRTPRGVLFTDEGTEFLAYARQVLQQMDTLEKRYEIGSVSKHYFTVSSQHYPFASEAFSKVVDSVKDELYEFMYIETQTQDIIDNVKSLKSEVGLLYLSPLNSTVIKRVIKESHLIFEPIFETLPYACMRRDHPLGQKAGLTLSDLAPYPFLSYNQSHSNTYSMSEIILEPFHINKHLIVSDRSSATSLMLHSDAYCITAGSYPGTLHDESWVYIPIYGQGKLTVGQIRNEHMMISKLALRFLEALQEIVGDI
- a CDS encoding ABC transporter ATP-binding protein encodes the protein MGIVIETSSLTKQYGKKQVVKDLDLKVPGGCIYGFLGPNGAGKSTTMKMILGLAKPTAGTVTVLGKTVNNRNRLSILKDTGSLIESPSYYGHLSGRENLQIICTLKQVPENAIDEVLQTVRMEKQQYKKVGQYSLGMKQRLGLAAALLGHPRILLLDEPTNGLDPAGIQEMRELICTLPSRYGMTVLVSSHLLSEMDQMATHVGIISKGSLVFQDKLANLHEHSKARMKLRTTDDRQSFLFLKHSGLPVMMEKENLFLSSDRDEDILRAGSILVENKLGILRLEEQQKSLEDIFLNLTGRSISL
- a CDS encoding ABC transporter permease, with product MIRLCIKAENKKLRHSVIWAACILIPIIPAIMGTFNYEQNLGILTGKWYSLWSQLSLFYSCFFYAPLIALYCSYLWRLEHLNHNWNVLMTAPVSIPGIFFSKLAVILKVTVITQVWLAALFLICGKLIGLPGWVPSQILIWILRGTLAAMAIGTLQLLLSMCIRSFSVPIGIALGGGVAGLIISNKGLGLYWPYALMLMGMNSNKNEDTLAGQSLFFFLSVLLFFLAFSGISIFLLKKRDVKA
- a CDS encoding ABC transporter permease translates to MKKIRNGISSSLAAEQQKQRRRRIWLVPLGFLVILFLWVSVNRRSFTAEDLAMGYSYILYQLPLLNVVLLPVMTAVIASRLCDMEIKGNTLKLLYTLQKRSSFYDWKFIHELKYLLAFTIGEGIMIPLMGAFCHFTQKLPLPLVFLHVGTTTLVSLVLLTLQHFLSLMSSNQILPLLVGLIGSFLGLFSMFFPPAAARFVLWGYFSAFTPFGMDYDSRTRVMSFYKIPFPVETFVLFILFGLFFFVICRTVFLKKEV
- a CDS encoding phosphotransferase family protein — its product is MNTESSLFREISLEDIKNITYRHLGTREISQARLMEGGLFNTTYHLICGSDNRQVILRLGPVNRHLLLGFEEHLMEAETYVYELFSSHKIPCPRVLASDTTRSLLDRDFMLTEYLDSTVMLKAGLSPEEKMDLHRETGRTAALMHSITSRQFGCIYDCMHGRGFDSWYAFLHHYVSDILERSVRHRAFTRQEAEAILSLFIRRKSLFDQVHTPCLIHTDLWEGNLLLKKNRNSWCLAAVIDADRAIWGDPDFEMASGWIITDSFLDGYKMDKTAFLSPEREERREYYGLVYDLIDTYVGKAEYNQPEQYKNGYNRVMAKIQ
- a CDS encoding BCCT family transporter, whose amino-acid sequence is MKNAETKKHEKGSINKLAFWPAFIGLILLLLIGIFFKEQLASVLNTMLYSMADKIGWVINLFALVCFLFVMYIMISKFGDIKIGGKDAKPEFTKFHWIAMTICGSIGTGLLFWAMGEPLYNFFEPPAYAGCQPGSRDAAIFSISQVMWQWSFVEFALYGACSVAFTVAVYNRHKKLQFNSVLDPVFGRRQWLETLIHGVMIFAMVGGCANSMGVGLMQIGAGLESAFGISQSNLIYLLVAVFIGVMFVIMSVSGIHKGLKYVSTITFFIFCGLLIYVFICGDTAFIGKLSTESFGKILDNWGSKTLVNNTLSDDTWYANWIVQYWASFILYCPVFGMFFCRMAKGRTLREFLVVNVIIPAIFCVTWIGVFGGQTISLQTSGTMDVWAMVQDYGMQATVFQIIKSLPIGNIVQIVFIIAIIGSFTTMADPIASVLATMSVHNLTVDDEAPKKFKIIMGLLITATAYTTVATDGVNAVKAMYVILGAPIMIIVGICIVSYYYIKS